A portion of the Microlunatus phosphovorus NM-1 genome contains these proteins:
- a CDS encoding response regulator: protein MRIVIGEDSALFREGLARLLEDAGHLVVGRAPDAPSLITAVEREHPDLVVIDVRMPPDRTDDGARAARDLRNRMPDLPIVMLSQHVETRHSIDLVRRGHFGYLLKDRVFDVDDFLDALRRVAAGGSALDPEVVATLLGPRTEHDPLATLTPREREVMALIAEGRTNAGIARRLWLTDRTVETHVSNIMGKLGLTDSDDGHRRVLAVLTWLRVRQRSS, encoded by the coding sequence ATGCGCATCGTGATCGGGGAGGACTCGGCGCTGTTCCGGGAGGGACTGGCCCGGCTGCTCGAGGACGCCGGGCACCTGGTCGTGGGCCGCGCTCCCGACGCCCCAAGCCTGATCACAGCCGTCGAGCGCGAGCATCCGGACCTGGTCGTGATCGACGTACGGATGCCGCCGGACAGGACCGACGACGGCGCCCGGGCCGCCCGGGACCTGCGGAACCGGATGCCGGACCTGCCGATCGTGATGCTCAGTCAACACGTCGAGACCCGGCACTCCATCGATCTGGTCCGACGCGGCCACTTCGGCTATCTGCTGAAGGACCGGGTGTTCGACGTCGACGACTTCCTGGACGCTTTGCGCCGGGTGGCTGCCGGCGGCTCCGCCCTCGACCCCGAAGTGGTCGCCACCCTGCTCGGCCCCCGCACCGAGCACGACCCGCTCGCCACCCTCACACCACGGGAACGAGAGGTCATGGCCCTGATAGCCGAGGGCCGGACCAACGCCGGGATTGCCCGCCGGCTGTGGCTCACCGACCGCACGGTCGAGACCCACGTCAGCAACATCATGGGCAAACTCGGACTGACCGACAGCGACGACGGGCACCGCCGAGTGCTGGCCGTCCTGACCTGGCTCCGCGTACGCCAGCGCAGCAGTTGA
- a CDS encoding methyltransferase domain-containing protein has translation MSSGDVRTEIRRRYAAAARVVLGGLGPTWSSTPSPDPLSLFLEEGPTFGSCHYSAAELATIPAAAVRASLGCGSPTTGAPLAAGQIVLDIGCGGGIDSILAAKMVEPDGLVIGLDISAEMVELARRNAAAALTRNAFFVTGLMEELPIANQLTDVVIGNSAINLSTAKERTLSELFRVLAPGGRLHIVDLVADDSLSPADRMARVVDTNATAGLFSVSEYDNALRNANFSEVSIAPHHEVADRVMAAQVTAIRA, from the coding sequence ATGTCGAGTGGCGATGTTCGCACCGAGATCCGACGGCGATACGCCGCAGCTGCCCGTGTGGTGCTGGGCGGTTTGGGTCCGACCTGGTCGTCGACGCCCAGCCCGGACCCTCTCAGCCTGTTCCTGGAGGAGGGCCCCACGTTCGGGTCCTGTCACTACTCAGCGGCCGAACTGGCAACGATTCCGGCGGCGGCGGTGCGGGCGAGCCTCGGCTGCGGCAGCCCGACAACTGGTGCGCCGCTCGCAGCTGGACAGATAGTTCTGGACATCGGGTGCGGCGGTGGGATCGACTCGATCCTTGCCGCCAAGATGGTGGAGCCGGACGGCCTGGTGATCGGGCTCGATATATCGGCCGAGATGGTCGAGCTAGCCCGTCGAAATGCCGCCGCAGCGCTAACCCGTAACGCGTTCTTCGTCACCGGCCTGATGGAAGAACTTCCCATCGCGAATCAGCTCACGGACGTCGTGATCGGCAACTCCGCGATCAACCTGTCGACTGCGAAGGAACGAACCCTGTCAGAGCTGTTCCGCGTGCTTGCCCCAGGCGGCAGGCTCCACATTGTCGACCTTGTTGCCGACGACAGTCTGTCGCCTGCCGATCGGATGGCTCGCGTGGTCGACACGAACGCCACCGCAGGACTGTTCTCGGTCTCGGAATACGACAACGCCCTGCGGAACGCAAACTTCTCCGAAGTCAGCATTGCGCCACATCACGAGGTTGCCGATCGCGTGATGGCCGCCCAGGTGACTGCCATCCGGGCATGA
- a CDS encoding ATP-grasp domain-containing protein, translated as MDQAIGELTRMRVSGVVSSSDYPGCLVAAVVAERMGLPGPPPEALLRATHKYVAREIMAVSVPEATPGFHLVDPATVDATATTLSYPAFVKPVKSWFSQLAQRVDSAAELIDYARSPEVVRHLRHFVRPLNQILAGYPEFTLDGAHVLVEDLLVGSQVTLEGYVFDGKMTVLSITDSEMYPGTESFSRFVMPSVVTAQQADAMARLSERVVRGLGLSHGLFNIEFIYNPADGSCFIIEINPRMCGQFADMTEQITGVNTYEVLFALGLGDQPPPVCGSEVETVAASYPLRRFADGRVAAAPSETDISRLRRSSPATLISVYYEAGDLLSSRPKHFDGASYRYACVNLAAADREKLDPLVREMTRLLGVVITEP; from the coding sequence TTGGATCAGGCCATCGGCGAACTGACTCGGATGCGGGTGAGCGGCGTGGTCAGTTCCAGCGACTACCCCGGCTGCTTGGTCGCGGCCGTCGTCGCCGAACGGATGGGGCTGCCAGGCCCGCCTCCGGAGGCGCTTCTCCGTGCGACCCACAAGTACGTGGCACGAGAGATTATGGCCGTCAGCGTGCCGGAGGCAACTCCCGGGTTTCACCTGGTTGATCCGGCGACCGTCGACGCGACGGCCACGACGCTGAGCTACCCGGCGTTCGTCAAACCGGTGAAATCGTGGTTCTCGCAGCTTGCTCAGCGGGTCGACTCTGCTGCGGAGCTGATCGACTATGCGCGGTCACCCGAGGTGGTACGCCATTTACGCCATTTCGTCCGCCCTCTGAATCAGATTCTGGCTGGTTACCCAGAGTTCACCCTGGACGGGGCTCATGTCTTGGTGGAGGATCTCCTGGTGGGATCACAAGTCACGCTCGAGGGATATGTCTTCGACGGTAAGATGACTGTTCTCAGCATTACCGACTCCGAGATGTATCCGGGGACAGAGAGCTTCTCTCGGTTCGTGATGCCATCGGTGGTCACTGCCCAGCAGGCGGACGCCATGGCGAGGCTGAGCGAGCGAGTTGTTCGTGGGCTCGGGTTGTCGCACGGGCTATTCAACATCGAGTTCATCTACAATCCTGCGGACGGCAGCTGTTTCATCATCGAGATCAATCCGAGGATGTGTGGGCAATTCGCCGACATGACCGAGCAGATCACCGGGGTCAACACCTACGAGGTTCTGTTTGCTCTGGGCCTGGGAGACCAACCGCCGCCGGTCTGTGGGTCCGAGGTCGAGACTGTGGCGGCAAGTTACCCACTTCGCCGGTTTGCCGATGGGCGTGTTGCCGCTGCTCCGAGTGAAACAGATATCTCTCGCTTGCGGCGATCATCCCCGGCCACGCTGATAAGCGTCTACTACGAAGCGGGAGATCTGCTATCCAGTAGGCCAAAGCACTTCGACGGTGCCAGTTATCGCTACGCTTGCGTCAATCTGGCCGCGGCGGATCGAGAGAAGTTGGATCCCCTGGTACGGGAGATGACGCGACTGTTGGGCGTCGTGATCACCGAACCTTGA
- a CDS encoding AAA family ATPase, with protein sequence MTARRAVQQPSVDVLYVAALDEDELEVAKAIAGGPFLGHPGVANWIEHDVDDATPYERGDFDLADGSSFSVAITSQLRMGAESASRTLATLIERLHPRCLAMSGVCAGRPGSAALGDVIVAETAYFAAEGKKVADGLRPDIRTQSMPVKWLLAAKRMRAAGLPSYAEPTSRDSEDWFLETLLRGSDPQDQPERGTYIGAHQWTRFVEELIAKGLIRRNAKHRPVLTPEGRRQAGARRYDNPDGPLNLPFAIRVGPVTSEPWVDASNPWEVVTTSGVRTVIGLEMEAASVAASAWALDVTNWVVAKGVMDHADGSKNDSYKGFAARASAEVVWGFLIDRRLKEPVSILSGTDDQAAFHSAGPKASDPVLPPSNLKRRGNSFVDRVTEQNECSGLLRDGSTRLITIFGPPGAGKTRLALEVGTNLREFFDDHVYVVDLSSVADPDLLFASITEVLKVDAGDPLIDALREVFRGVPSLLILENFERVGRAATRVSDLLAVAPELRIMVTSDAPLDLTTERRLEARRLAGGDGLELFLDRAQQEVDDPGIRQDIIELTESLMGLPLAIELVAARARTSSVAELRKLLRSPDFIRLENLMQDVPDRQRSLQRAIGWSFDLLEPAQQKVFLRLSVFEGSWTERAGAALVGDLVDSRLAIEWMQPLLDRRFVVRDEERASDRQPRYSIFFAMRDYGRHRLAQDVEHERRVRAMHADFYRDLVEGQGERMAGRDRRDALEELSLDHENIHAALRFFVETADRHSALRVATMLDGYWWSRNYAEGYAHLQTVLGLGQPAVGSEGAERLLWGKVCLAAGKLAIRQFDLEEASSLFTAAADAGRAEFDSGLLALSLERGALVDLELNRYEQAYAALTEAQTIYETLGGRTRAEGMADCEDGLGLVASERRDYAAADAHFERALGFYAEYSDPQLSAWVRSDQSQVAYLNGDPLMARVHAEYAQHVGRAYEDLGLLTWSANSLGHIAAFQGDLDAARNHFVESMTLAMLQGNLRPRLRALEGLAVVAARSQQDESALILLSAVDRERKHRGLPRAVSETQLIGSALASSRSRLSELEIKRAADIGMLTSLDQATELAREV encoded by the coding sequence GTGACGGCCAGGCGAGCGGTGCAGCAGCCATCGGTCGACGTGCTCTACGTTGCAGCCCTCGACGAGGATGAACTCGAGGTTGCGAAGGCGATAGCCGGTGGCCCCTTTCTGGGCCATCCGGGTGTAGCGAACTGGATCGAACACGATGTTGATGATGCGACGCCTTATGAGCGTGGTGACTTCGACCTCGCAGACGGATCGAGTTTCTCGGTGGCCATCACGTCCCAGCTTCGGATGGGTGCCGAGTCGGCCTCGCGCACATTGGCAACCCTGATCGAACGATTGCATCCGCGCTGCCTCGCCATGTCTGGAGTATGCGCCGGTCGGCCTGGCTCTGCAGCGCTCGGTGACGTGATCGTTGCAGAGACGGCCTACTTCGCCGCGGAGGGTAAGAAGGTCGCTGACGGACTTCGACCAGATATCCGCACCCAGTCGATGCCGGTGAAGTGGCTGCTTGCGGCGAAGCGGATGCGTGCCGCTGGGTTGCCTTCGTATGCCGAGCCCACGTCTCGAGACTCTGAGGACTGGTTCTTGGAGACGCTGTTGCGGGGTTCGGATCCTCAGGATCAGCCGGAACGCGGCACCTATATCGGCGCCCATCAGTGGACGCGATTCGTTGAGGAACTCATCGCGAAGGGTCTGATCAGGAGGAACGCCAAGCATCGACCGGTGCTCACACCTGAAGGTCGCCGACAGGCTGGCGCTCGCCGGTACGACAACCCGGACGGGCCGTTGAACCTCCCGTTCGCCATCCGGGTCGGCCCTGTGACCAGCGAGCCCTGGGTGGATGCGAGCAATCCCTGGGAGGTCGTGACGACAAGCGGTGTCCGCACGGTGATCGGTCTCGAGATGGAGGCCGCGTCGGTCGCCGCATCCGCGTGGGCGCTCGACGTGACCAACTGGGTTGTGGCCAAGGGGGTGATGGATCACGCCGACGGGAGCAAGAACGACAGCTACAAGGGTTTCGCCGCCCGGGCTTCGGCGGAGGTGGTCTGGGGCTTCCTGATCGATCGTCGGCTGAAGGAGCCTGTGTCGATTCTGTCCGGGACAGACGACCAGGCAGCCTTCCACTCAGCTGGACCGAAGGCGTCGGATCCAGTCCTTCCGCCCAGCAACTTGAAGCGACGCGGCAACTCCTTTGTCGACCGAGTGACTGAGCAGAATGAGTGTTCGGGACTGTTGCGGGACGGGTCGACGAGACTTATCACGATCTTCGGTCCGCCGGGCGCTGGCAAGACCCGATTGGCGTTGGAGGTTGGCACAAATCTGCGGGAGTTCTTCGATGACCACGTGTACGTCGTCGACTTGTCAAGCGTTGCCGACCCCGACTTGTTGTTCGCCAGCATCACGGAGGTCTTGAAGGTAGACGCCGGAGATCCCCTGATCGACGCTCTACGAGAGGTCTTTCGCGGCGTACCCAGTCTGCTGATATTGGAGAACTTCGAGCGGGTCGGTCGTGCGGCAACCCGTGTCTCGGATTTGTTGGCAGTGGCCCCGGAACTCCGGATCATGGTGACGAGCGACGCTCCCTTGGACCTCACTACGGAACGACGATTGGAGGCTCGCCGACTCGCCGGCGGGGACGGTCTCGAGTTGTTCCTGGACCGGGCCCAGCAGGAGGTAGACGATCCAGGCATACGTCAAGACATCATCGAGCTGACCGAGAGCTTGATGGGCCTACCGCTGGCGATCGAGCTGGTCGCAGCCAGGGCGAGGACATCGTCGGTAGCAGAGCTCCGAAAGCTGCTCCGGTCTCCGGACTTCATCCGGCTCGAGAATCTGATGCAGGATGTCCCCGATCGTCAAAGATCACTGCAACGGGCGATCGGTTGGAGTTTCGACCTGCTCGAGCCTGCACAGCAGAAGGTGTTCCTGCGACTCTCGGTTTTCGAAGGGAGCTGGACCGAGCGTGCAGGGGCGGCTCTCGTCGGAGATCTGGTGGACAGCCGGCTGGCTATCGAATGGATGCAACCGCTCCTCGACCGAAGGTTCGTGGTGCGTGACGAGGAACGAGCATCGGATCGGCAACCGCGCTATTCGATCTTCTTCGCCATGCGCGACTATGGCCGGCACCGGCTCGCGCAAGACGTCGAGCACGAGCGTCGGGTCCGGGCTATGCACGCAGACTTCTATCGAGACCTCGTCGAGGGCCAGGGCGAACGCATGGCTGGCCGTGATCGTCGGGATGCGCTGGAGGAGTTGTCGCTTGACCACGAAAACATTCATGCGGCTCTGAGGTTTTTCGTCGAGACCGCCGATCGCCATTCCGCACTACGGGTCGCCACAATGCTCGATGGCTACTGGTGGTCACGTAACTATGCAGAGGGGTACGCGCACCTACAAACCGTCCTGGGGCTCGGGCAGCCAGCTGTCGGATCAGAAGGAGCGGAGCGACTGCTGTGGGGAAAAGTGTGTCTCGCCGCAGGCAAGTTGGCGATCCGGCAGTTCGATCTCGAGGAGGCCAGTTCGCTGTTCACCGCCGCAGCGGACGCGGGCCGGGCCGAATTTGATAGCGGCCTGCTGGCGTTGAGTCTGGAGCGGGGAGCGCTTGTCGACCTCGAACTCAATCGCTATGAACAGGCATACGCGGCCTTAACGGAGGCTCAGACGATCTACGAGACCCTTGGTGGTCGGACACGTGCCGAAGGCATGGCCGATTGTGAGGATGGTCTCGGACTCGTGGCCAGCGAGCGTCGCGACTATGCGGCGGCCGATGCTCACTTCGAGCGCGCCCTTGGATTCTATGCGGAGTACTCCGACCCGCAGCTGTCAGCATGGGTGCGCAGCGATCAGTCGCAGGTTGCGTACCTGAACGGCGATCCCTTGATGGCCCGGGTTCACGCCGAGTACGCGCAGCACGTCGGAAGAGCGTACGAAGACTTGGGTTTGCTTACGTGGTCGGCGAACAGCTTGGGGCACATCGCAGCCTTTCAGGGCGATCTCGACGCGGCGCGGAATCATTTCGTCGAGAGCATGACGTTGGCCATGCTGCAGGGGAATCTGCGTCCGAGGCTGCGGGCGCTGGAGGGACTTGCCGTGGTCGCGGCTCGGTCGCAGCAGGACGAGTCGGCTCTCATCCTGCTGTCGGCCGTCGACCGCGAACGCAAGCATCGTGGGCTGCCCCGTGCGGTCAGCGAGACGCAATTGATCGGATCGGCGCTAGCGTCTTCCCGGTCACGGCTATCCGAGTTGGAGATCAAGCGAGCCGCAGACATCGGCATGTTGACGAGCTTGGATCAAGCCACCGAGCTTGCGCGGGAGGTATAG
- a CDS encoding sensor histidine kinase, with product MRWSRVLTIGFAALSAVALTASVAFAASLAGTTAWAQLGIAVAVVLPSSALSLLMVRRPDGAVVGVLLGLLSLTVAQVVVKELWLIWLARSGEPDRWAWLVAVTAENSWWVLAAFALLLLHFPDGRLPSPRWRWVPPVLLCCVAVVQAYGAVEATAFRPPLDRLERPFGPPPPWVDAVSLGPFVVMLGLFVAATVSLLLRYRRADRIQRLQLKWLALAGLGVPLYPLLCLVEILVWGRPLWVSGAVGIASLVATPVGIGIAVLRYDLYDVDRALASAVAWGMVTAALLGVYAAASTITGALVGGDSTVRVAVATAAAALLLWPVRKTSQRFVDARMYPLRRGLRQSLDRFDGDVSAGRARPEALQDVLRQALRDPALRVGYRTPGSDSYLDAAASPVPADQAVPVSTDHQLIGILVPGEGPASTELLREAAARITTLVEVVRLRAQVAAALREAESSRTRLVEIGYAERRRFERDLHDGAQQRLVSLGMALRLAQRHLADGTVNVDQLVDDSVAELAAAVAELRQIAHGLRPSSLDDGLPAALSNLVRSVPLAVELDVDDVSLPDTVATTAYYVASEAITNAIKHAEATRIVLQVVRRDDRILVCVSDDGRGGAHLGLRSGLADRVAAMGGSLEVDSAAGRGTQVRAMLPVALPNLRSVAPPNEAEEPRCAS from the coding sequence ATGCGGTGGTCGCGGGTCCTCACGATCGGGTTCGCCGCGCTCTCCGCGGTGGCCCTGACCGCGTCGGTAGCGTTCGCGGCAAGCCTGGCCGGCACCACCGCCTGGGCGCAGCTGGGGATCGCTGTCGCCGTCGTGCTGCCGTCGAGTGCGTTGTCGCTGCTGATGGTTCGGCGACCTGACGGCGCCGTCGTCGGCGTACTGCTCGGACTGTTGTCCTTGACGGTCGCCCAGGTGGTCGTCAAGGAACTCTGGCTGATCTGGCTCGCCAGGTCGGGCGAGCCAGATCGTTGGGCCTGGCTGGTGGCCGTCACCGCCGAGAACAGCTGGTGGGTCCTGGCCGCCTTCGCCCTGCTGCTGCTCCACTTCCCCGACGGACGGTTGCCGTCGCCTCGTTGGCGGTGGGTGCCGCCGGTGCTGCTCTGCTGCGTCGCCGTGGTCCAGGCGTACGGGGCGGTGGAAGCGACCGCGTTCCGGCCTCCCCTCGACCGGCTGGAGCGCCCGTTCGGACCGCCACCGCCTTGGGTGGATGCGGTATCGCTGGGACCGTTCGTCGTGATGCTCGGGCTGTTCGTAGCCGCCACGGTGTCGCTGCTGCTGCGCTATCGGCGGGCCGACCGGATCCAGCGACTGCAGCTCAAATGGCTGGCGCTCGCCGGGCTCGGCGTACCGCTCTATCCCCTGCTGTGCCTGGTCGAGATCCTCGTCTGGGGCCGACCGCTCTGGGTCAGCGGTGCCGTCGGGATCGCCTCGCTGGTGGCGACGCCGGTGGGAATCGGCATCGCTGTGCTGCGCTACGACCTGTACGACGTCGACCGGGCGTTGGCCTCCGCGGTCGCCTGGGGCATGGTCACCGCGGCGCTGCTGGGCGTCTATGCGGCGGCGTCGACCATCACCGGCGCGCTGGTCGGCGGTGACTCCACTGTCCGGGTGGCGGTCGCGACGGCCGCCGCCGCGCTGTTGCTCTGGCCCGTGCGGAAGACCTCCCAGCGGTTCGTCGATGCCCGGATGTATCCGCTACGACGGGGTTTGCGGCAGTCGCTGGACCGGTTCGACGGCGATGTCAGCGCCGGGCGGGCACGTCCCGAGGCGCTCCAGGACGTTCTCCGCCAGGCACTCCGGGACCCGGCGTTGCGGGTGGGCTACCGGACGCCGGGCTCCGACAGCTATCTGGACGCGGCCGCGTCGCCGGTGCCGGCCGACCAGGCGGTGCCGGTGTCGACCGATCACCAGCTCATCGGGATCCTCGTCCCGGGTGAGGGGCCGGCGTCGACCGAACTGCTGCGCGAGGCGGCGGCCCGCATCACCACCCTGGTCGAGGTGGTCCGGTTGCGCGCGCAGGTCGCCGCGGCGCTGCGCGAGGCGGAGTCGAGTCGGACTCGCCTGGTGGAGATCGGGTACGCGGAGCGGCGGCGGTTCGAACGCGACCTGCACGACGGTGCGCAGCAACGCCTCGTGTCGCTCGGGATGGCCCTGCGGCTCGCCCAGCGGCACCTCGCCGACGGCACGGTGAACGTCGACCAACTGGTGGACGACAGCGTGGCCGAGCTCGCGGCCGCCGTCGCCGAGCTCCGCCAGATCGCCCACGGACTGAGGCCGAGCAGTCTCGACGACGGTCTGCCGGCCGCGTTGTCCAACCTCGTCCGCTCGGTGCCGCTCGCCGTCGAGCTGGACGTGGACGACGTCTCGTTGCCCGACACGGTAGCCACCACGGCGTACTACGTGGCCAGCGAGGCGATCACCAACGCCATCAAGCACGCCGAGGCAACGCGGATCGTGCTGCAAGTCGTCCGGCGCGACGACCGGATCCTCGTCTGTGTCAGCGACGACGGGCGAGGCGGTGCCCACCTGGGGCTGCGGTCGGGGTTGGCCGATCGGGTCGCAGCCATGGGTGGATCGCTGGAGGTGGACAGCGCGGCTGGTCGCGGCACCCAGGTACGAGCAATGCTGCCGGTCGCGCTCCCGAACCTGCGCTCGGTGGCGCCACCGAACGAGGCCGAGGAACCACGATGCGCATCGTGA